The Acidobacteriota bacterium nucleotide sequence CGTGGGCAGCCTTTCGATGGGGCTGCAAAGACCGTCCAACTGGCGATTCGGGGCCGAGGAAGGTCTCCGATCGACCGGCTCACGGCTGGATCAGCGGACTTCCATGAATAATCCGGGCTAGCGGCGAGGGGAGACGATGCGTGCGTCGGCTCGGTGCTACACCGAGAACGACGACCCGCAGCCGCAGGAACCCACGGCCTTGGGGTTGTTGAACTTGAACCCGGCCCCGGTGTTGCCCAGGACGTAATCGATCTCGGTCCCCTGCAGGTACCGCGCGCTCACCGGGTCGACCATCACGGTCAGGTCGCCCTGCTGGTAGACCCAATCGTTGGAGCGCTGCTCCTGTTCGAAGTCCAGAGCGTACTCGAAGCCGCTACAGCCGCCGCCGCGGACGGCGATGCGCAGGCCGTAGCTGTCGTCCATGCCCTCCTGCTCGCGGGTGATCTTCACCATGTTGACCGCCTTGGGGGTCATCACCACGGGGAATGGGGCCTCCGGCGGTGCTGTCATCCCATCTGGGGTCGTCTCTTCGGGCGTCTTTTCTACTGATTCCATCTTCGTATCTCCTTCACGGCAAACCCTGACTTTCCAACATAGCCGTGGGCCCGCGTGTTGTCAAACCTTGCGCGAAACCGGCGGATCGCTATCATCGTCCCATGTTGCGAGCCATCCTCTTCGACTTCAACGGCGTCTTGGTGGACGACGAACCCCTCCACTTCGAGCTCTTCCGCAAAGTCCTCGCCGAGGAGGACATCGAGCTCTCGGAGGAGGACTACTACCGCGAGTACGTCGGCTACGACGACCGCGCGTGCTTCCAGGCCATCCTCGAAGCCCACGGCAGACCCGCCGAGCTACCGCAGATGATGCGGCTGATCACCCGCAAGTCGATGTACTACCAGCAGGTGATCCAGGAGCAAGGCTACCCCTTCTTCCCCGGCGCCGAAGACTTGATCCGCAATTGCAGCGACGCCGGCCTCATGCTCGGCGTCGTCAGCGGCGCCCTGCGCGAAGAGGTCGAAGGCGCCCTCCGCCAGGCCGGTCTCCTCGACCGTTTCAAGATCCTCGTCCCCGCCGACGACGTCCAGGCGAGCAAGCCCGACCCCGAAGGTTATCAACGCGGACTCCAGGGCTTGAATTCCCTCCCCCCCCTCCCCGACCGCCTCATCCACCCCCACGAAGTCCTCGTGCTCGAAGACACTCCCGCCGGCCTGGAGGCCGCATCGGTGCTGGGGATGGTGACCGTGGGAGTGGCCCATACCTACCCGGCGGAGGCGTTGAAGCTGGCCGGGAAAGTGGTTGAGGGGATCGAGGGGTTGACGTGTGAGGATTTGCGGGGGTTTTATGGGGAGGTGGCGGGGTAGCGAAACGAGCACTCCCCATTCACGCCTGCAAGTCTCAGCTTTTCCCAGACTCCGAGCGCTAGGCCTTTGACTCTAGCCCGAGCCTCCGCTCAAGCCGAGGGAGGGATCTCTTGGGGATTTGCTCTCGGATCGCTGGCACCCTCAAATGAGAACGAGCGACTCTCTGTCGATGCTGCCGATTCTCTACACAACGCCAATGAGGTTTACCACCCCAGTCACCAAGCTCCACTCTTGCACCACAATTCCTACAACGGATTCTCTGATTCTTTAGTGGCTTCTCGCCGAGACTTCTTGTATAGCAATCGGGCTCCGAGCAAGACCAATAAAATGGATCCTGAGCGCCTTCGAGAGCGATCATCTCAGACGAGCAGATCGGACACCTCTCTCCTGCGCCTTCAAATTCCGCGATGAGTTCTTCCGTCTTGAGTCGCTGTAAATACTCTCCAACAAGCGCGGGACTTCTCCGCCTCTCCATAATCTCGTGTGAGCTCGCCTGACTTAAAGCGTTCAGAGAGCCAACCCATAGGACATCATCGTCGACTACAACCAGTTTTTCATGCATCCTGCGCTTATGGATGATAGTCAAGCCCCAACTCCGCAGAGCTGCCTCCATCGACTTATACCGACCCAGCTCTCTCGCTCCACGGTCTCTCAAAGCTCTGGTAACCAGAAGGACCTTCACTCCTCGGCTCGTAGCAGCGAAAAGCTCAGCATGAAGAAGCTGTAAACGCTCAGACCCTAGAAATGGAGAATAAAAAATAACCCTCTTCTCCGCCGCTGCGAGATCCCTTAAAAGCAGCGGAAAGAAACCCTCCTGGCTCACAACATGACGCTCAAGCTCTACTTCATCATCGCCTGCCAGAAACTCCTGATAAGTCACCTGAGACCTGAAAGCCCTGATAACGCTTGATGCTGGAACCAATCGCCCAGACTCTCGAAGCAAGGGGATCAAGACTCTACCGACAAAGGCCTTTTTCGCCCTCTTCCGGACATACTCTAGGT carries:
- a CDS encoding iron-sulfur cluster assembly accessory protein — translated: MESVEKTPEETTPDGMTAPPEAPFPVVMTPKAVNMVKITREQEGMDDSYGLRIAVRGGGCSGFEYALDFEQEQRSNDWVYQQGDLTVMVDPVSARYLQGTEIDYVLGNTGAGFKFNNPKAVGSCGCGSSFSV
- a CDS encoding HAD family phosphatase; protein product: MLRAILFDFNGVLVDDEPLHFELFRKVLAEEDIELSEEDYYREYVGYDDRACFQAILEAHGRPAELPQMMRLITRKSMYYQQVIQEQGYPFFPGAEDLIRNCSDAGLMLGVVSGALREEVEGALRQAGLLDRFKILVPADDVQASKPDPEGYQRGLQGLNSLPPLPDRLIHPHEVLVLEDTPAGLEAASVLGMVTVGVAHTYPAEALKLAGKVVEGIEGLTCEDLRGFYGEVAG